ATACGGTTTGTCCTTTAagtggactggtctttaatttttacccttcaaatgggttggtgtttaattttaatggactggtctttaatttttacccttcaaatgggctggtgtttaatttttgcctttcaaaatcgaacttatggggcataagttctttaagggcgTATTACGACATAatttgtggatattatgatgcatAACTTATGTCGAATTTTGCAAGCTTTAGGCTTACCAGTTACCCCTGCCACTGAAAACGATATTCTAACTTTTCAAGGTACttttttagaaaagaaattaatttcTAGACCGCTACCCTCAAAACTTAATACAAACTCGCTCTGAATGCTCAAATCTCGGGAAGTGCTGAACTAGGAAGATAAGTTCTCTTCTCCACCTGATTTTCTTCCCATTTGAAAGTTGCATTTTCCATTAGAACAAATGTTTGCCCGAAACTTTATGCCCATCCTACTTATCTTCTTCATCATTCCAGGCAAACTCTACAATTTTAGAAGTTAAGGTTCCCCGTCGGACTCAGAAGTCTCTCTGCAACAAAAAGACACCAAACACAACCTAAAAGTTCACTAGCTCTCCTGGAAGTCCCAAACCTGAATAATTGGATTTGGATAGTATAAACACTTGCACCGCAAGGATCGCTAAAGGTTTACAGGTGAAGTAAATTAGTAAACGTACTACAATTATGCATGCCCCCCAACTTCGGGAGCAAAGGCAGAGCTACTCTTTGCCCAAGGGGTGCGACACCCCTTCTCCGGAAAATTACATTGTACATATaagtgaaattttaattttataggtATGTATACCAGTGTTGAAACCTCTTGACAAAATCAAAAAGTTTGGCGCAGCAGCTAAGGGGTTGCAAACATCCCTAAGGTCGTGTGTTCTATCCTGGATAGccacatatttatattttttgacacCCCTTAATATGAATCCTGGCTTTGCCACTGTAATCGGGAGTGCATCAACTTCATAGCTTTCCAATTCACaactgttatatatatatatatatatatatatacacacattcaTCTAGATGATCTTTTTGACATTTGAAAGAATCCCAATATCCACTTTAAATGCTTCTGGCACAAGTAACCTACCTGTATGCATTAATCTAAACAGGAAAAACAAATGGAAGGAGGAAAGGAGGGGGGAAACGAATTAAAACACAGCACTTGTGTGCTTCCAGCATCAATCAACTAATTTTGAGAGTGTTTCACCCAGCAAAGTTGGTCATTTGTTGGCAATATATGTAGCAATATTAGAGTATATAGCAACTGAACTAGTCCCACTGGCAAAGATGATCACCAGTACAGCCAACATCTTGTCCCGAGTTGTAGATATGTTGTGAGCATCCCTGGAAAAAGCATTATAGCTGCAGTGAGTGGATAGTTTGATAAAAAATGATTGATCTCTGTCATCTCAAAGAGAACAATTCACTCTTTtctgtttaagaaataatatgCAGATATTGTAAATAAGGATAAAGTTTCCCTCACATGAAACCAAGATTGAAGTAGCACATACCTAAGAACTATTGAGCTAGGAAATATGAACATGAGGCACATGACGGTTGTCGTTCCCATGAACTGAAAGAAGTACCAAATATTTGGAAAGGCTACAGCACCTCCATAAATGAATGCAAGTAAAATACAGGTAAGGGAAAAGAATCGCAACGATTCCGTGGCCAATAGAGGTCTCTTAGGAAAGAATAGTTCATCCACATTAACCCTCAGAGAATAATTCATCACTGGAAATACCAGCATCAGATGAATGGCATAACTCAATCGAACAGTATCGTTAAGTACTGTACCAATTAAAGAGTCGGAGGCTTGATCAAAGTTGACCAGCATGTCCGCCATGATCGAGTCCCCAAACAACAGGTACCCAAAGAATCCCACAGTAAAGTAAATGGCAACACATAATATCAAAGAAATGCGAACAGCGGATGTCATCTCAGATGGCCTTCCCATCTCTGCTCTAACCGGATGAACTGCAAacgaaaataataaagatgtcacctaaaagaaaaggagaatgACATATTTTTATGCATCAAAGAATGCCTTACCATTAACATGACATCCGAAGGCAGTAGCAAAGACTGGAATGGTTGTGAACAGATCAGAAAAGGAAGCTCCATGAGAGAAATCTGGTACGAGTCGTAACTTTTGTGTTTTCCCCTCCCACATTGCATGTATTGCCATCATAGAGCATATGACAACGAACAGCACAGCTAGGAGGATTGATATTGCCGATGCATGTCTCAGTGAATCTGGACGTGACAAACCATAAATTTTATAATCCTTATTATATGCAAATCTTTTAGATTATTCAAATGAACTATATGCTGCTCCACTTTGACAAATATCCTCAATCTGTGTTTAACATGCTGGTTATTTGTTCAAGCATCTAGTGATACGACAAACGCTTTATatcattctaatggagtaggAAGTCAACACCTACTGAGTTTTGGTCCTTCTAAGGTACAAAATAAGCTGAATAACAATTCAAGTGTACTTTATGAAGCTACTTATGTAACTAGTCATCAACCTGATCAGAAAATCACTTCAAAGTGTACTTTATGAAGCAGTTCAAGTAGCTTCAAGCACTTCATAAACTACTTCTGCACCTCAAAGTGTACTTAAAGGTAGAAAAATGAGCAGATAGAACTTGTAAGATTGTGTTGTGAAGCTACTTATGCAAATTATTCAACCAACCTATGCGCTTAAAACAGAGCAATGGAAGCATGACAAAAAACACCACAACGAGAACAGAAAATGCCCGTGAGGTCCACCAGTGGATGCCAAACCATTCCTGTAGAGTACCCAAGTGCACTGTTCCATCAGAATTATTTCCTGACAGGACATCCCCTGTGAAACAAACAAACGGGAAAATAAATTAGCAATATGTACATAGTTTCACATTGTTTATTTTTGCTCTCTTTTTTTGGGTCTAAGATTTTATATGGAGGCCTGATCACcccatatttttatattgtaATTCTGGAGCATTATATGAGGAATCACAGTTCAGTTAAGAAATACAAGGAACCAAACTGGCAAACCAATCAAACTCAGTTcaacaaatcaaaccaaatatgtaAGCTAGAAAAATTCATGAGAATCTTCATCAGTATTCAAGGAaatgtacatatatatcattATGTGTTCCAAAAGGATCtctcttttatttaaaaaaaatagactaAAACTACCACCTTGGTTCATCAACCAAAAGACAAATACTAGACAGATCGAACATTCTTTAAAAGGAACTAACTAACAAGTTTAAAAGAACGAAAAGCAAGTTGGCTTACCAATAATAATCAAGTAAATAATCAAGGCACCAAGATTAGTAATCATAACACAAATCTGAAGAGCAACAGAACCAAACTTGCCAAAAGACTCAGCCATTAAACCACCATAAGAATCCGACTCGCCTGAATGTGTATACTTCAATAGGAAATCCACCGTAACCTCAACAAAGTAACCAACCAGTAAGATAACAAAAAAACTAGGAATTACACCAAGAACCTTGAAAGTAGCAGGTATTGACATAATCCCAGCACCAACCATTCCCGTTGAAATATTAAATATTGCACCAGATATTGATCCTCCCCGTGACCTTTCATCATTCTGTTCCACAGGTAATAGAGGAGCAAGAAACTCAGAATCTTGCTTCTCTGTTATCATCCTTATTGTTTAGCAACTTGTGGTGGTTCGTAATAAAAGATATTCAGTCCGTTAGAATAGAAGTTAAAAGAGGGTATTTATGTTCGTGCCATCATCATAAGTTAATGTGAGGACCCATAATTAAGACCCTTTgaatcaaatatgaattcttgTGCAGAAGTAACGAGATAAAGAATACAATGATTGAGATTGGTAGGATTGTTGACAGAAAGAGACAGAAGTAACGAGATATACGAATCAAGAAAGTTTGGAGTTTGTTTGGAACAATAATGGAGGGTTGGGTGGGTATAGTAGATTATAGAATAGTGAATCTTATcctcttcttcttgattttaATTATTTCCTAAATATAAGAGCGAGTTGATAGACAAAAATAAGGGGGGCGGTCACCGAAATCACAGCGCATGTGTGGCTAACGTCCAACTTGAGCTGACACCATTTTCCTTCCTGTCAACTTTGACACAGATGTTGAAAATCAGATCTTGATACATCCACCGAGGAATAGTACCCAAAATTAATACGTACATGATTTCCTTATAAATTTTTGGGTAAGGAGATAAATATATCCCTCAATTTTGTAATTTCGAGCGTATATATTCCTTATTAAAAAAGTTGTGCATGTGTATCGTGTCTTACACAAATGTGCAAATAAACTCTTTCCGTTGATagaagtttttaaaaaaatcatttaacttgtttttttaattaaaaaaatttcacgtaacttaaaaaaaaaaaatctacctaCTTTTTTAGTAGAATTAtctttttaaagtcacgtgataattttttttttttgatgagcGTCTGCTTCATTTAAAAAATtgagtagacttattttttaaagtcataTAGATACTTTTTAGAAACGAACCAGACAaccattagaaaaaaaaaattgcctcgTGGCTTTACAAAAATAAGTCTATTAAAAAAATGGATagacttatttttctaaagtcacgttatattttcttaattaaaagataAGCTAAATGAATTTTCTAAAAAACATTAGCAGTGAAAAGcatatatttgcaccatttgtgaAACGACAgaagtatatttgcaccatttgtgtaacgATAGAGGTATATATGCACCACCTTTTTAACCGGGTATATCTGCTATAAATcgaaaagttgaggggtatatttacacattttcctaaatttttaattcattttgaaCAGATTAAGTATGTTGTACCTTCATGTatctatcaaaaaaaaaaaaaatcgaaaaagggccaaaattacccctgaacattcgaaaatagtttatttatacccttcgttatactagTGGGTCAATTGTGCCCTTACCATTATACTatgggccaaatatacccctgaactttcggaaatagtttatttatacccttcgttatactattgAGTCAATTGTGCCCTTACAATTATACTATGTGCTAAATATACCCTTAAGTTACACGATCTACCACGTGTCACAATCATAATGGGCCAACCCACTTCCCTCTATAATTTATAATTACACCCAAATTAAATTAATCACCGAATCCGACGTGTCACTTTATTTCACCCAACCCGTTTTGTTTATTTCAAACCCAAATAAAGTATCCGTACCCGTTTTGTttatttcattacaggtttcgTTTCTGTAAAACATGGTAGTATACAAAATGAAAGCCCAAAATGAAAGATCATAAAATTATGGATAACACGATGACTTTTTGGTTTTAGCTGTCACATAAATGGTGATTCTTGAAACTGCAATTAAGTGATGGCTAGTCTGTGTTGGTATTTTCAATAAGCAAGCTACTTGGTTGGTGGTCCATTGATGAATTAAGTCGAGATGAACTGGCTCGACTATTCCATGATGGATTTCCTGCGATAGAATGgttttttctgtttcttttctttctcctctgCCTGAGTTATTTGCATTGCTTTCATTTCTATAAAGAAAGGATAAATTTGTTTTTGTTACTGTAACGATCCCATTAACGtggtgaaattttttatttgggtttttattttgtatattacCATGTTTTAAATAAAAcgaaacctgtaatgaaataaACAAAACGGGTACGGGTACTTTATTTGGCTTTTAAATAAACAAAACGGGTTGGGTAAAATAAAGTGATGGGTCAGATCCGGTGGTTAATTTAATCTGGGTGTAATTATTGCGGGAAGTGGGTTGGGCCATTATGACTGTGACACGTGGCAAACCGTGTAActtaagggtatatttgacccatAATATAACGGTAAGGGTACAATTGACCCATAGTATAACGAAGGatataaataaactatttcCAAAAGtttaggggtatatttggcccatAGTATAACGTAAGGGCACAATTGGCCTAATAATATAATGAAGggtataaataaactattttcgaaagttcaggggtaattttggccctttcaccttttttttttttttttttttttttcgaatggGTATTTCTCAGAAACTCCCTCAAGTATGGGGTGAAAGACGCGCCTGAAATATGTAGTGGTCATTCTACCCCATGTACCACAAATCAGGTTTCAAATGACCAGTTGAAAATTTTAGATAGACTAATTTATACTCCTTTTAAAATAGAGTCATatcaaaattgaagaaaaacttggaaaaatttaagaccacttatttttattaagatttagatattgaaatttgaatttgacACATGTGTTGAAAATCATATCTCGATTTATCCACGTAAGGAATTAGATGATTTTTCGtatgaaatttttattcatAAAATACGTCTCTATTATTTTCGAAAAGTTTGCACTTCCCTTCTTATACTTTATACTGAACAGATTACGCGTATTTTTATCTTCGTGTATCTGTCAATTTGTTTTTCGACTGAGTTTTTCCTAAAACATTCTTATTGCTCAAAGATGAACCAAGTCTTCTCTCATTTGGTTACCGTCTttggcctcatttgtttgcacttataGACGAATGGAGGTCAATCTAAATAGTTCGATCTCGCCTATTGCcgcatttgtttacattaagattTAAGCAAGATTTATTAGTCTCGAATATATCTTAATaattaagatcttgaacaaagtcttaatatcattaagatgtATTTTAGATGGATAATCTTTATCACCTGCTCCACCCCACCTCCCACCCCAAccaccacccaccacccaccccacccctatACCAATCCCCCCAACCACCATCATCACCCGCACCCCCCAACCCTATCCCCCACTCACCCCTAACACAACCCCAACCCCGACCACTACCCACCCACCCCCACACCCACAAtccaccaaccccaccccattcaccacccccaccacccacctaCCTAACCCCAACAACCCtccctcaccaccacccaccctaccaccacaactacaaaacatctccaccattactagcgaacataaatgtttcattttttttttcaaataatatttttttattattaaatttatattttttctaatatttagttacttttttatttgaattatatatttattatatttaaataaatacattgtacatattcagatgttgaaaaacaaacagtcttaatcgttcagtgttcagatctagtgacaacatcttaatcattcagatgtgtattcagatctagacgtcttaatcttaatgaaaacaa
This portion of the Lycium ferocissimum isolate CSIRO_LF1 chromosome 1, AGI_CSIRO_Lferr_CH_V1, whole genome shotgun sequence genome encodes:
- the LOC132053602 gene encoding amino acid transporter AVT6C-like — encoded protein: MITEKQDSEFLAPLLPVEQNDERSRGGSISGAIFNISTGMVGAGIMSIPATFKVLGVIPSFFVILLVGYFVEVTVDFLLKYTHSGESDSYGGLMAESFGKFGSVALQICVMITNLGALIIYLIIIGDVLSGNNSDGTVHLGTLQEWFGIHWWTSRAFSVLVVVFFVMLPLLCFKRIDSLRHASAISILLAVLFVVICSMMAIHAMWEGKTQKLRLVPDFSHGASFSDLFTTIPVFATAFGCHVNVHPVRAEMGRPSEMTSAVRISLILCVAIYFTVGFFGYLLFGDSIMADMLVNFDQASDSLIGTVLNDTVRLSYAIHLMLVFPVMNYSLRVNVDELFFPKRPLLATESLRFFSLTCILLAFIYGGAVAFPNIWYFFQFMGTTTVMCLMFIFPSSIVLRDAHNISTTRDKMLAVLVIIFASGTSSVAIYSNIATYIANK